The nucleotide window CAAAAGATTGTGCAATCGCATCTATGTGAGGATGAACATATTTACTTGTGCGTCCTCGGTCGCTCCAATTTGCTACGTCCAGATTTCGTTTTTATCACGTCTCGCAGAGTCCTCGTTTTGGATGAACGATATATAGGAAGCCTTGCTGTTTCTTACGCGAATGTCCGATGTAATCTATTATTCACGGAAATCCGCGGGGTCAAGTTGGTCCGACATCTCAAACATCGACTTCTCCGCCAAGCAAGACTTGAAATTAGCGTTGTACGTGCTGTCCATTGGATCGATAATATCAACTTCCGTTCAGCTCGGGCCGCCTATGTCTGCATCACTGAACAGCTCACAAAGTAGAGAAGAACGCCATGATAGAATTCCTGAATTACCTTATGGTCTCATACAACGCTTGGTTCACGGCACCACTAACGATCGTCTTCCTACTCGCGATCTTTCGACTCGCGATGGGGGCAATCGACTTCGGTGACGCAGACGCTGATGTCGATGCTGATATGGATGTAGATGCTGATATAGATATAGATGCCGACATAGATGCTGATATGGACATAGATGCTGATGTAGATGCTGATATGGACGTAGATGCTGATGTCGCTGGAGATGCAGGCGGTCTGACTCCCTCTTTCGGCGACGTATTTGGATTTTTGAATGTTGGCAAGGTCCCCTTGATGGTTGTGCTGATGTCCCTATTTGCAACATGGGGAATCACAGGGCTGATAGCGAACACACTCCTTGATGTCGCTACGAATCAGCAGTGGGTTTGGATATCGTGTCTTATCGCCCTGTTCTGTTGCGTATTAGGAACGCGTTACATCTCGATGGGACTCTCAAAACTGTTTCCTGAAAGTGAAAAAGCGATCAGTGATGTCCATCTCCTCGGTTTAAGTGGGCGGGTTATTAGTGGACAGATTACAACGACCTTTGGGACCGCTCGCGTCCAAGTTCCCGATGGACCAGAATTGACCGTCAGCTGCCGTGTCAAATCCGATGAAGTCACACCTGTCAAGGGGGATACTGTTGTGCTCATAAACTATGATCGCGCGAAACGCATCTTTGATGTAAGAAAAAGTGAAATGGAGTAACGTTTTAACAATTCTCTATCGGGGGAATGGTTCTCGGTTCTCGGTTCTCAGTTGTCAGTTAAAGAGATTGACTGTGGGGGTAACAATAAAGTAACCGACACAAGTTCTTAACCGAAAACCGAAAACTGATAACTGACTACCATTTCTCCGAAAACTGATAACCGTTAAAGTATAGAGGAGAATTAGACATGTTCGGCGCAAATGCTAATTTATTTTTTACTGTCGTCGGTAGTATTATCGCTTTGCTCGTTGTTTTCTTGTTAATCTACCGTTCCTTTTACAAAAAAGCCCCAGCAGATTCGGCGTTAGTTATCGCTGGCGGGCGAAAAAAGCGCGTCGTCTTTGGCGGAAGCCTCATCAATCCTATTACCAACACAACACAACTCATTTCCTTGAATACACTCCAACTACCCGTTGAACGAACAGGGCAAGCCGCACTTATCACCAAAGACAGTTTGCGGGTTGATCTTGAAGCACAATTCTATGTCAAAATCGAACCCAATGAACAGGATGTACTCAAAGCCGTTGCAAGCCTTGGGAATAAAACATTAACGCCCGCCGAAGTCAATAAACTTCTTGAAGGCAAACTTGTCGGTGTTCTGCGGAGCGTCGCCGCAACCATGGATTTACAAGAATTGCACGAAAAACGACAGCAATTTTCCGACCAGGTCCAGGAAGCTTGCCGCGACGACCTTGAACAGAACGGCTTTAAATTGGAAAGTGTCGCCGTCACCAACCTCGACCAGACACCGCTTGAGGAACTTAACGAGAACAACCGCTTTGACGTTGTTGCCATTCAAACTATCAAGGAGGAAGTTGAAGACCGGCAGACCAAAACCGCTCGCATCGAACACGAAAACCAAGTGAAACGCGAAGAAGACCGGCTCAAAGCCCAACTTGAGATTAAACAACGTGAAGAGGAAACCGAGACAGAGGGCTTAGAAGTAGAGAAACGCCTCGACTTCGCACAGGAACAACAGCGCAAGGCGATCGCTACCAACAAAGCCGAGCAAGAACGCGAAATTGAGGCACATAAATTTGAACAGCAACAAGCTGTTGAGGAAGCGCGAATCAAGCAAGAAGAAGTAGTCAAGTCTACAGAGATCCTCCAGAAACAACGGCTTGATACTGCCCGGATTGAACAGGAACGTCAAGTCCAAGAAACCGAGATCGCACAGAAGCAGGCGGTTGAAGTCGCTCGTGTCCAGCAAGAACAGATGATTGAGGAGGCACAAATTCAGCGCGAACTCACCGTCGAAAAAGCCAAGGTTGAGCAGCAACGCGCTGTTGAGGAAGCCGGTATCTCCAGCAGAATCGTTCTTATTGAGAAAGACCGCGAGGAAAAAGAGGCGCAGGCTGAGAACGCCATTCAGGTCTCAATCAAGGAAAAGGAGCGCGAAGCAGCACTCATTGAACTTTTGGACGTTAGCGCACAAAAGGCGAAAGCCGAAGCGGCTGTTTTAACGGCTGAGGCTGTTGAAGAAGCGGAACGCCAAAGTCAGGTCGCTCTTATACGCGCTGAACAGGAAGCGGATGAGGAGCGCATCGCTAAGGAACGCGCCGCCGATGCCGAAGCTTACGCTGTTGTCGAGGCTGCTAAGGCGGAACTTGGGGCGGCTGAGGTCAAGGCGCAGGCACAAACAATTCTCGCGGAGGCACTCCTGGTTGAGGCGAAAGCGAAAGCCGATGGCGAAGAAGCCTCAATTGCTGCGAAAAATCAGGCGGATTCCAAAGTACTCGTTAGCGACGCAATATTGGCATTGGTAGACTCCCTACCCGGGGTGACCAACGAGTTAATGAAACCCGCAGAGCGTATTGAAAGCATTCGTGTGCTTGACCTTGGCGGTGGCAATGGTAATGGCAGCGGTAGTATGAACCGCATCCTTAGTTCGATTGTCAACGCTGGTGCGGCGGTGCCGTTACTTAAAGAGATCGTCGGGTTCAGCGGTTTAGATACCGAAAAGATCGCACAGACCGTTCGCGATTACGCCTCGGGGATCGTAGTTGATGCGCAGGTAGATTCATCAGAATCGACAGATGACGATTAGTTGACATTTTTGCGTGTTTCGGGCGTGGGTACGGTTACGTTTACCCCCACTTTTAAACAAACACTGGCAAGGATAGACTGTGCTTTAAACGCCAGTGCCTATGAAAGGATGCACAGATGGAAAAAGAGAAACAACCAGACATTGAGGTTAAAGTTAACTTTCTCTCAATTGATCGGAGCACAGGTGCACCGATAGTTGTCCTTAGAGAGAAAGACGGCGAGTTGAATCGGATACTGCCCATCCTGATCGGCGAATCAGAAGCGGCGGCTATTCAGAAGCATTTAGAAAACGTGGAACTCCCACGTCCATTGACACACGATTTGCTCAAGATTATGATTGAAACCCTTGAGGCAAAAGTTGTCGCTGTGTGTGTACACACCTTTGAAAAACACACTTTCTATGCATACGTTACATTGCAGGTCAAAGATGGTAACATTGAAGTAGACTGTCGCCCAAGTGATGGCATCGCACTCGCCCTTCGCTGCGAAGCTCCTATCTATGTTGCCGAGAACGTTATTGCCGAGCATGGATTTGCTGAACAGGAGATTGAAAAAGGACAGAAACACGATACCAAAGATGTGCTGGAGAATTTAGATGACGACACACTAAAGCAGTATACGGTCTAACATAATGGGCAATTCGTTTGGAACAAACTGCACTGTCCTTCATGAAAGTTGCGCAACTGCGTTGGATAGGGATGACTTTGCCTCAAAAATAGACCTCTCCTTTCTCGATCCTCCCTTTAATCAGGATAAGGCTTACAATGCATGGGATGATAATTTGCCGCCAGAGGAATATTGGGGGTGGATGCGTGAGATCTGTGCAAAGGTGTATGCCCTAACTTCTGATGGCGGTGCGATTTATTTTATGCAACGTGAGAAAAATACAGAATTCGTGTTGCAATGTTTGCGAGATGCTGGGTGGACCTTTCAAAACCTGATTATCTGGAAAAAGAAAACCTCAGCGGTACCGGGGACAAAGCGTTTCGGCAAGCACTACCAGATCATCGCGTTTGCAACGAAAGGGAAAACGCCGCGTGTTTTCAATCGTCTCCGCATTGATCCTCCACTACCGGTAGGTTACAAGCATGAACGTGAAAATGGAATGTTTGTAACCGATGTATGGGACGATATCCGCGAATTGACTTCTGGCTATTTCGCAGGTGATGAAGCGTTGCGAGATGCAGAAGGCAATCGTCTACATAAGCAGCAAACACCTATCCAACTTCTCCTTCGGATTATTCTCTCCTCTACAAATCCCGATGATGTTGTCCTTGATCCGTTCGCGGGTTCAGGGACAACGCTGGTTGTAGCGGAACAATTGGGGCGAAAATCGGTAGGGATTGAGCTTGATTGGCATAATGTTACGCTCATTGAAAATAGACTTGCCGAGCAGCGGGAATCAGATGATGTCTTGCGCTTTTTCAAGGATTACACGTGTACCCCAAATTTAGAAGCAATTTGGGGGGAAACTGCGTTGGACAAAAAATCTGTATCTTCTGAGGCAGCTGTTTCTAAGCAGATAACACTTTTTGAATCGAAAAAATAAATGGCTCACTCAATTTATCATTTTTTCGCTGATTTGTGCCGAAAAAAAGAGGAATTCCTCTCAGAAAATGAACTTGAAAGTTTTTCATTTGATGAGCAAATGCTTTCTTGTACTAACAAGGGTATATTTCCAGATTTAGCCATTAAACTCAATGATGACGATAAACAGTTTACTGGCGGTGAATTGATTGAACTCAAGGATAGCAAAACCTATTCGGTCGCTTCATTTAACTCAACAATTCCAACAGGTGAAAAAGATATTAGGAAGTTGACTGAAGGCGCGGAAAATACTATCCGAACACAGATGGAAGAAGCAGGTAACAATATACTTTCCGTCCCCATTCGCCAAGTTTTCTATCTAATTCGTGGTAGAAAACAATCAAATGTCAAAGCCTGTTTAACTCACGGAAAGTTTTTTGAGACTGTCCCAGTTTCAACCTTAATCTCGAAGTCATTTGGTCAAGCCCTTGAAGAACGCCTGAATGAGCTGGGGGAATCCTTATCGGTATCAATGAAGCAGAAATTACTAAATCTATTCAGTGAACAACAGACCTTTAGTAGAACGAGAAATGTGGATGATGCCTCAGTAAGGTTACGTTTTCGTGTAATGACAGAAGTTAAAGCTGGCGCGAATATTTTGAACCCGAATCAATATCCTCAAATTGGTGACAGGACACTGAACTTCGCCGTACCGTGTCATGGTGAAACCGAGCGGAACCAACAGCACGATAAAATGAAGATTGCCTTTCAGGAAATGGAATGTAAAGAATTATTTTCACAAATGGAAGTTTTTAGCCTCCAGCACCATTTTAATGGAAAATTTCTTATTTTTCAGACGCATCTATAGCTTAGGCTCGTTTAACAGTCCTAACTTAATCTCATAGGTGATCGTAACGTTTTGTATAAGGGAAATAAAAAATTCGGTAATTTGGTAAACTCGGTTTTCACTCGCGCGAACGTCTCTTATCCGTGTTAATCCACGTAATCCGTGTAATCCGCGATTCAAACAACGATGGGGTAGAATGTTTTGAAGCACCGATATTGGATACAGTCCTTTATTATTTGTATCGTAGCATGTTTTGTTGTAAGTGTTGATGGGTTTTCTAAGGACATATCGTTTGATGAAGTCCCTGAAGCCATCCAGAAAATTGCCCTCCGTGAAATTGGAGATGTGCCAATTCGTGATGTCGATCGGGAAAGAGAAGATGGCGAAACTGTCTACGACATAGAAGCGAAGAACAACAGAATTGACATTGAGCTGGAGATCGCAGCCGATGGCACACTGCGGGAGAAGGATGTTACGGAGAAGATCACTTTTTCGGAACTCCCTGTATCCGTCCAAGATACGGTTCATCGGCATGCTGGGACGCTGAAAATTAATGACGTGGAACGGAGAACCGGGCTTGGTATGAGGGTCGTAGGAAGTCGTTTGCAAACCGACACAATTTATTACGACGTTGAAGCCGAAGAATTCGGTGTAGAAATCGACTTGGAGATCGCTCCGGACGGTAGATTGTTAGATATAGATGTAAGTGATCCTATCCGGCTTAAAGTAAAGCTGCTCGCGAAATCCAAGATTCCGACGCTCTCCGACATCGCCCCCTATCGAGAGGCACTCGTGTTTTACGAGTACAGCGTCCAGAAACGTCTGAAAGGCAAATTCACCGATAAAAGACTCCGCGTTGCACATTGGGCAATCCACGACAACCAACCGCAGACAATCCGAAAGGCAAAAGTAGGCAGTTCACACACGCTCCACCTTTATCCGTACCAACGATTTAGTGAGTTTGAGAGTCTTTACACCAGTGATACACTTGCGTTAGACGCTGAAATTCCGCTCTATCACGATGTCGGTCAGAAAATTCTTGAGAACCGTTCTGTTGAGGAGCGTTACGATTACGACAGCATTTTTTCAGAGAAGATGCCGATCTTTTGGCGGATAAAAGATCAACTTAAACTCGTCGCTTTGGGAGACTCAAGGGGTGCGGCTGGTATTCGAGCAGAAATGTTTTATGGTGAAGAAAATCGCAAAACGCCGATGGCGTATAACCTTGCAATTTCAGGCGGTCCGTTGGAGTTCCAAGAGATTGTTGTTGATGAATATCTTTTGAAAATGCCGAAGTTAGAATGGGTAGTTTATCAGATGTCACCCCGCGCAGTAAATCGGTACTTCGACCATTCGGCGGACCGGCGATTGTTAAAGAGTCACGGTTTCGCCTTTGATCGTAAGCACGCCGAGACCCTCTGGGAGAGGTCTAATGAGGGTGAAAATAAAAAGACAGTTGCTGAAATTATTTCGGTACCGCACGTCTCAGAGTACTGGAATGAGCGTCCATGGGGCTGGAAGTTTAAGGCGGAGGTATGGCATAATCCAAAGCCAAAAAAATCCAAACAGAGATGGGAAATTTCTAAGAAGCGGTGGAACCGCCTTACGTCAATGATTGCCTCATTGGGCAAGCGAAATGTTAAGGTTTTGTTATACTTGTCGCCCTTTCACCCGGTTATGCGGGACCAACCCGTCGTGGACGATGACGGTACAACCCAGAAAGGGTATCGGGAATTAGTGGATCGGTTGAAACAACTGGAGGTTGAATTTCCAAACCTCGTCTTCCTTGATTTACTACAAGGTGGGAATCACGACTTTGCTCCGGTGATGTTCAAAGACCTTGACCATCTCAACGCACTTGGCGCAGCGAAATTGACGCAGGAGTTAGAAGAGATTCGGTTTTTTAACGATTCGCAAAGCGTTAGATCAAGCGATTAAATGCCATAACCGATTTCGTTGAACGGGTGCCTGCGCCGGTGTTGCAGTCAACCATCACTTAATACCAACGTCTGCAGGAGCCCAAAGGGTACTGACTTCAACAGAAACCATCGTGAAGCAAAGTGGAACGGTGCCCAAGAGCCAATAGTTAAAAATATGGTTTTCAGTTCGCATATCTTTGTCTACTACTTTCTCCCTATCGTTCTGCTAAGTTACTACCTCCTCCCGCACCGGGCAAAACACTTTGGGCTAACGCTTTTTAGTTATATCTTTTACGGTTGGGCAAACCCACTGTTTGCTCCGCTAATGTTTGCTTCAACACTGATTGATTATACGTGTGGTAGAGTTATCTCAGGAAGTGAACATCATCACAATCGCAAATTGGCAGTGACGGTTTCAATCTGTTCAAATTTGTCCCTTTTAGGGTTTTTCAAATACTTCAACTTCGGCATCGCTAATGTAAATGCTGTCATGGATTGGATTGGGCTGCCAATATGGGAGGGAGTTCTTCACGTAACGCTTCCGCTCGGTATCAGTTTCTACACCTTCCAGTCGATGAGTTATACAATAGATGTTTACCGCGGCGACGCGAAGGCGATTCGGAATTTTATTGACTTCGCGTGTTACGTGTCAATGTTTCCGCAACTCGTCGCGGGTCCCATCGTTCGGTTTTCAGAGATTGCCGATCAGCTGCAATATCGCGTACACACATTGCAGAAATTCGCGCGCGGGATCGCCTTTTTTTCGCTCGGTATGGCGAAGAAGGTTTTGATTGCCAATCCTTGTGGAAAGTGTGCCGACACTGTATTCGATGCCGGGGTCATTGGGACGCTTGAGGCATGGTATGGCGTAATTGCTTATGCGTTTCAAATCTATTTCGATTTTAGCGGTTATTCCGACATGGCGATCGGTTTGGGATTGATGCTGGGGTTTACTTTCGCCAAAAACTTTGATTCACCCTACCGTGCAGAATCTATTACAGAATTCTGGCGGCGGTGGCATATTTCACTTTCCAGTTGGTTGCGCGATTATCTCTACATTCCGCTGGGTGGAAACCGCCGAAGTGCTGCTCGCACCTACGTCAACTTGGCACTTGTAATGCTGCTCGGTGGCTTATGGCACGGGGCATCGTGGAATTTTGTTATCTGGGGTGGGATTCACGGCAGCATGCTCGCGCTGGAAAGAAAACAAGGAAAGGCGAGTTTTTACGAATGGCTCTGGAAACCCCTGCGGGTCATAGCGACGTTCCTACTCGTGTTGGTCGCGTGGGTTTTCTTTAGACTCAGTGCGTTACCGGACGCAATTACCTATCTGCGATGCATGTTCACCAGCGACTTCGTCCGTGTTCCCCCCAGTGCCGATTTAATCACGGGCATTCTCTATCAGCCTTACTATCTACTGATTATGTGCATAGCAGGTATCGTCATCTGGTATTTTCCACAGACATGGGAGTGGACACAACGATTAACACTTCTCAAAATGGGAATATGTCTATGTTTGTTCTGGTTGTCTCTCGCTGTTCTGGCAACGCAGGCGTACAATCCGTTCATTTATTTTATTTTTTAATTAGTAGTCAGTCGTCAGTCCGGTTTTTCTGCGAAAAACCTTTCAGTTTTCAGTTAAGAGGGGTGTTGTGGCAGTTACCAAAAACGTTACCGCCACAAGTGGGTAACTGATAACTGATAACCGATAACCATTCACATGCGAAACTTAGCTGAACACCGCCGGGAAATGGCTTTGAAAGAACTCGGCGGTACACTTATCAAACGGAATTTGAGCATCGTCAGTTTTGTCATCTTCAGTGTGACGCTTCTGTCCGTGCCGAGTTACCAATTGATTTACGACCTTCAGCATGGTGAGTCGCCTCACGTTTTTCAAGCGGTTAATTTGTTACCTGTACCCAATCTTAAAGAGATTGAGCAGTACGAGGACACGTTAGAGGAAGAATCTGTACTCACCAATGGGTTGTTGCCCGTCGTTCAGCTGATTCTGACAGGTGTGTTCCGGACCGGCAACGAACAAGCCTATCTCGGACGCGATGGGTGGTTGTTCTACCGTGCTGACATGGACTCGCTGACCCGTGCCGATTCGCAAAAAACGGTAAGTGCGGCACTTGCAGCCATTGTTGATTTCAATCGTCAGTTGAATGCCCGTGGTATTACCCTTATCGTTGTGCCAACGCCTGTTAAACCGACGATTCACCCTGAGAAGTTTTCGACGCGCTATCGGAACGCTAACGCACCGATACAGAATTATATCTATGCGATGTTTGTTGAGATACTTATATCGCAGGGGATTTTGGTATACGATCCATCGCCACTCCTCTTTGATGCTGCTCGCCAAGAAACGCAGTATCTCAAGACAGATACGCACTGGAAACCAGAAGCAATGGAACAGGTCGCTAAAGGTTTGGCGGCATTCATTGCGGAGCAGGTAAAATTATCTGCCAATCAATCATTTACCTACGTCAAAGCTGCCCATGATATTACGAACATCGGGGACATTGCCAAAATGCTAAAACTGCCCGAAGGTCAGACGCTGTTTCCACCAGAACGCGTCACACGCCACGTTGTCCAAACCGTTTCAAGTGAATTATGGCAACCGGTACAGAAATCGGAGATTCTATTTTTAGGGGATAGTTTCAGCAATATCTACTCACTCGCTGGCATGGGATGGGGTAATTCCGCAGGTTTCGTTGAGCACCTCAGTGCGGAACTCGGACGACCGATTGATAAGATTGTCATCAATGCTGGCGGTGCCGATGCGACGCGTCAGGCTCTTGTGCAGGAGCTCAACCGCGGGCATGACCGTCTCACTGGTAAACGCGTCCTTGTCTATCAGTTCGCGACACGGGAACTCTTTTCTGGTGACTGGAAATCGCTATCAATCCCACAGGTTCAACCCGATCCAATTGATGATTTAGTGAAGTCAGACGATCAGGGCGAAAACACTGTTGTCACCGCAACTATCAAAGCGAAAACAGAACCACCAGCACCAAGAAGTGTCCCTTATGCCGAATGCATCATCGCGTTGCACCTCGAAAATCTCGAAACACCGGATCTTCCAGAAGAGCTCGTTGTGTTTCTGTGGGGCATGCGTGAGAATCGATGGACAGAGGCTGCTACCTTCAAAGTAGGACAGGAAATTAACTTACGACTCCGCCCGTGGAATTCCGTAGAAGCGGACTACGGCAGTTACAACCGCAAAGAATTTAAAAATGAGGATGCTTGGTTGTTAGATGTTTATTGGGGAGAAATACCGTAATGACCTTACAAAATCTAAATCCTTTGAAGATGGGCTTGCAAGTTACACCCTACATACTATTATCTGTTTTACTACTGGTCGGATTTTCTAACTTCGCTGATGCTTCAACAGAACTTTTCATTCAGTCATTGGCTGAAAAGGCTACTGAGGCAGAGGCACAAAAGACGACAGTCGTTTCTGGAAAAGAAGGGTGGTTGTTCTTTGGCCCTGAATTGCGTCATCTGAGTGCGGGGCAATTTTGGGGAGATGCAGCGAGGCAAGTTAGTCGAGCGTCAAATCCTGAGTTTGCCGACCCACTTCCTGCCATTCTTGATTTCAAAGCACAATTGGACAGCGCAGGGATTTTACTCATTTTTGTGCCGATACCGGCAAAAGCCGCGATCTACCCAGAAATGATTTCCGAGCATGGTCCCGTAACGACACGGACTGATGAATACCATCAGAAATTCTACGACATTTTGCGGGGACACGGAGTAAATGTCCTGGATCTAACGCCTCTTTTTCTCCAAAATCGGTTTACCGATAGTGGTCCTGTTTATTGTAAACAGGATACACACTGGTCTGGACAGGGATGTGTATTGGCAGCAGAGGCGATTGCCAAGACCATCGGCACTCCTTCATGGGCAGCGGAGATACCTAAACGCAACACAAAAATCGAAGCGCGCACCGTTGAAATCACGGGTGATCTCTGGGAGGCACTTGGCGACCAGAATCTACAGAAGGAGCAATTAAAGCTTACTTATGTCGGAGAAAATATCGGTACGTCATGGCGGGCGAGTCCGGTTGTTCTGTTAGGGGATAGCCACAACCTTGTTTTTCACACGGGTGGTGGTATGCATGCGCAGGGAGCAGGTCTGCCAGATCATCTCGCGCGTCAACTCGGCTTCCGTGTAGATGTGGTCGCGGTTCGGGGTTCCGGTGCAACACCATCGCGTCTGAACCTTTTCCGACGACGCGATAATATGAAGGGAAAACGGGTTGTTGTCTGGTGTCTTAGTGTCCGAGAGTTCACAGAGGGACAGGGGTGGCGCAAAGTCCCTGTTATTAAATAAGATAGGGGCAGGCTTTAAACCTGTCCCTACAGTAGTGTTGAGAGAACATTACTCAATCTCATAGACCACAGTGATATTCACGGTAACAGTAAGTTCACCAGCTTCAATGGGGGTTGCGCTGCGCGCGCTGTCATCCGAGAAGGCTGCTTCTGCAGCATAGGCAACCGGAGGCGGCACCGTGTAAGATGTCTCAGTAATCGTGATAGGTTTTCCAAGGGTAACACCGCTGGCATCCGCTAAGGTTTTTGCTTTTGCCTCCGCATCTTTTACTGCCAAACTACGCGCTTGCATCTGTAACGCTGTAGCATCTTCAATCATGAATTGGATAGAATTTACAACGACAGTATCCCCGCCAGCTTCGGCAGCGTCATCAATGATAGCGCTGAGACTTTCCAGTTTTCGCACCTTTGCGCGAACAGTGTTGTTCACGCTATAACCCCGCAGCTCGCGTCCGTTATCCGTGTAGTTGTACTGTGGATAGATGCTGAATCTTTCCGTTTGAATGTCATTTTCAGCGATGTCGTTGGTTTTCAGAGAATCAATCACCGCTGTCATCGCGATCGCGGCTTCCTCACGTGCCTCCGCAACTGTCTCTTTCTCAACAGATACACCTAAATAGATCGTTGCTATATCCGGTTCACCGGTGACTAAACCGCTTCCTGTCACGTGGATGCTTCTGCTCTCCTGTGATTGTAACAGCGGTGCCACGATTTGTGGTTCGCATCCGGTGATTGTTATAGCCATTAATGCACTCAGCCCTAAACACAAAGACTTTAATCTCTTCACGGTAAATTTCCTTTTGGTGCGGTAGTCGTACCGCGATATTGTGTACGTTAAAGGGTTGCCTACTCTGTCGCTGCTTCTGCTGGTGATTCCTCCGCCTTAAGCGTCTCGGACTTCTTTATTAACCCATCTACATTTGATTTAAAGAGTCTGAAGACGGTATCCTTATCGTCGCGTTTGACATAAAGTTTGCCTTCTTCCTCATTTCCGATGTGCAGTGTTGCCGTTGTACCGTCATTTAGCACGGCAGATATGGTGGATTGTGGCGTATCTAACCCATACTCAGCAAGTGGAGTGTCCGTCGCTTCCGCGAAATCGTCGGTATCCAATTCACTGAATGTTGTAAGGAGGGTATCAACCTCGGTTGTTTTAACGGCAGCGGTCACAGGCTTAATCATCTCCCACGCCCCCTCTGCAGTGAGGCGTAGTTCGATTATCTCTTCCGGTGAAACGATGTTGAGTTGTGTGACGATCCCCTT belongs to Candidatus Poribacteria bacterium and includes:
- a CDS encoding DUF1449 family protein → MIEFLNYLMVSYNAWFTAPLTIVFLLAIFRLAMGAIDFGDADADVDADMDVDADIDIDADIDADMDIDADVDADMDVDADVAGDAGGLTPSFGDVFGFLNVGKVPLMVVLMSLFATWGITGLIANTLLDVATNQQWVWISCLIALFCCVLGTRYISMGLSKLFPESEKAISDVHLLGLSGRVISGQITTTFGTARVQVPDGPELTVSCRVKSDEVTPVKGDTVVLINYDRAKRIFDVRKSEME
- a CDS encoding SPFH domain-containing protein gives rise to the protein MFGANANLFFTVVGSIIALLVVFLLIYRSFYKKAPADSALVIAGGRKKRVVFGGSLINPITNTTQLISLNTLQLPVERTGQAALITKDSLRVDLEAQFYVKIEPNEQDVLKAVASLGNKTLTPAEVNKLLEGKLVGVLRSVAATMDLQELHEKRQQFSDQVQEACRDDLEQNGFKLESVAVTNLDQTPLEELNENNRFDVVAIQTIKEEVEDRQTKTARIEHENQVKREEDRLKAQLEIKQREEETETEGLEVEKRLDFAQEQQRKAIATNKAEQEREIEAHKFEQQQAVEEARIKQEEVVKSTEILQKQRLDTARIEQERQVQETEIAQKQAVEVARVQQEQMIEEAQIQRELTVEKAKVEQQRAVEEAGISSRIVLIEKDREEKEAQAENAIQVSIKEKEREAALIELLDVSAQKAKAEAAVLTAEAVEEAERQSQVALIRAEQEADEERIAKERAADAEAYAVVEAAKAELGAAEVKAQAQTILAEALLVEAKAKADGEEASIAAKNQADSKVLVSDAILALVDSLPGVTNELMKPAERIESIRVLDLGGGNGNGSGSMNRILSSIVNAGAAVPLLKEIVGFSGLDTEKIAQTVRDYASGIVVDAQVDSSESTDDD
- a CDS encoding bifunctional nuclease family protein; this translates as MEKEKQPDIEVKVNFLSIDRSTGAPIVVLREKDGELNRILPILIGESEAAAIQKHLENVELPRPLTHDLLKIMIETLEAKVVAVCVHTFEKHTFYAYVTLQVKDGNIEVDCRPSDGIALALRCEAPIYVAENVIAEHGFAEQEIEKGQKHDTKDVLENLDDDTLKQYTV
- a CDS encoding site-specific DNA-methyltransferase, with product MGNSFGTNCTVLHESCATALDRDDFASKIDLSFLDPPFNQDKAYNAWDDNLPPEEYWGWMREICAKVYALTSDGGAIYFMQREKNTEFVLQCLRDAGWTFQNLIIWKKKTSAVPGTKRFGKHYQIIAFATKGKTPRVFNRLRIDPPLPVGYKHERENGMFVTDVWDDIRELTSGYFAGDEALRDAEGNRLHKQQTPIQLLLRIILSSTNPDDVVLDPFAGSGTTLVVAEQLGRKSVGIELDWHNVTLIENRLAEQRESDDVLRFFKDYTCTPNLEAIWGETALDKKSVSSEAAVSKQITLFESKK
- a CDS encoding MBOAT family protein, giving the protein MVFSSHIFVYYFLPIVLLSYYLLPHRAKHFGLTLFSYIFYGWANPLFAPLMFASTLIDYTCGRVISGSEHHHNRKLAVTVSICSNLSLLGFFKYFNFGIANVNAVMDWIGLPIWEGVLHVTLPLGISFYTFQSMSYTIDVYRGDAKAIRNFIDFACYVSMFPQLVAGPIVRFSEIADQLQYRVHTLQKFARGIAFFSLGMAKKVLIANPCGKCADTVFDAGVIGTLEAWYGVIAYAFQIYFDFSGYSDMAIGLGLMLGFTFAKNFDSPYRAESITEFWRRWHISLSSWLRDYLYIPLGGNRRSAARTYVNLALVMLLGGLWHGASWNFVIWGGIHGSMLALERKQGKASFYEWLWKPLRVIATFLLVLVAWVFFRLSALPDAITYLRCMFTSDFVRVPPSADLITGILYQPYYLLIMCIAGIVIWYFPQTWEWTQRLTLLKMGICLCLFWLSLAVLATQAYNPFIYFIF
- a CDS encoding SIMPL domain-containing protein (The SIMPL domain is named for its presence in mouse protein SIMPL (signalling molecule that associates with mouse pelle-like kinase). Bacterial member BP26, from Brucella, was shown to assemble into a channel-like structure, while YggE from E. coli has been associated with resistance to oxidative stress.) yields the protein MAITITGCEPQIVAPLLQSQESRSIHVTGSGLVTGEPDIATIYLGVSVEKETVAEAREEAAIAMTAVIDSLKTNDIAENDIQTERFSIYPQYNYTDNGRELRGYSVNNTVRAKVRKLESLSAIIDDAAEAGGDTVVVNSIQFMIEDATALQMQARSLAVKDAEAKAKTLADASGVTLGKPITITETSYTVPPPVAYAAEAAFSDDSARSATPIEAGELTVTVNITVVYEIE